GTATAAATGTCATGAATGATACCCATTAATTATTACTTCGGCTAATTATAATTGAATGGGTAGCTTACTTAAGacttaagagtttaatttttacccacaaatgtattttttttttacatcggaacgATACACACAAATagtatatttttttggtacattagaattaatgttttattttataattttggtATATCAAACATGAATTGACACATCTGGTTGTCGATTCTCCAAGTGTGTGCGATTGAAATCATTTGAGAACAGAAATCTCAAGTTAATAGACATTTCTACTCAGAGCTGTCGAAGATTTCTAGTATACCATTTACACTGATCAGTACGACTGGATGCGCCTCCTCGCGTACATTATTTTTGTAACAAAACAGAAATTATATAAGTTGAAAGTGGGGAAGAGAAGAGATAATGAGAACCAAAATTGGGCACGTAATAAAGATTCTATTgggaaaaaatggcaaaacaaAGTAGGTAAAACAAAAATGAGTGCAATACATAGAAAAGTAATGAGAATGTGATTAGGTTTGAAATTGAAGCTGAAATTTGTAGAAACAAATGAAGTGGTAATTAGCTAGCTACCCCTGataatatcatatcatatcatgaaGATCACGGCAACTAGTGagggaggagaggagaggagagcatAAAAGTGCATATTTCCCTGTGGAACCCCACCACTCATGAAATCGCATCAACGAACCACACACCTCATCAcccaatatatattatatacacCACCCTCTCACTCAATGCAACGAACGactgcaccatcatcatcaccctctcttcttcttcattctctcTCAATCAACACAACCATTCTATGACTCTCTGTTCTTCgttttctccattttcttcattttaGTTTCGAATTTCTCTGATTAATATCACTGTTGTTCTGTTGATTTCTCTCCATCAACATGGGCGTTATCAGCCTCGAGGAGATCAAGAACGAGAACGTCGATCTGgtaaatcctaattaatttcttcctctttctcaatttTCAACTTAATTGCTTACTCTACAAGCTTCCACTGAAATTAATCAATTATACATACATACGAATGATCGATTATGCGAATTTACATTATTTCTGAATTCCGAACACTAAAGCTCTTCGTCTTTTTCATACTGATATGGTTGATTCTGTGAATGAATTGAATTTATATTATATACACTGAATgaacttatatatatacactcAAATTTGAAATTTCCACCAGATTTGTAGcttccacacaaaatcgattatgACGGAAACTATATATATGATAATATGATTGATCGATGAATTTGAACGAATTTGAATTTCTGTGCGTTCAACTTGTTTAATTTTCCGAGCTGCATGATGAAAAATGAAGCAAATCTGGATCTTCGTGTTTAATTTTCATACTGATGATGCATGATTCTGTTTCAGCAATATACGGAGCTTTGAATGAATTTTGACACTACtatattgaaatttgaaatttctaCCAGATTTTTTGTGTATATTCATCACTCCAATTTATTAGACTAGATGACTTCAACTTCAAATTGCGTTAACTGAATTTGGACTCGTTTGGTAATTGATGAAAGCGTTGCGTTGCGTCTGGTATTTTGAGTTTTGCCGCATCacagaaaattgaaaattctGTTTTGGTCACTACGCTAACACATCTTTTTCGTTCGTATACGTAGTTGCGTCTTCAAGACGCATCATAATTTTTAGTAACAATTCTACTATTTTATTGCTcatagtagaaaaaaaaaaaaaaaaaaaacggttAAAAAGGTTGGTTAAAGTTTTTTGTGAAAACAAATACAAATTGCTGAGtacataaattattttcattattttttaaactGAATATATTATCAAACACttatttttttacttaaatCACATTTTAACCATTCCTAACTCATTCTTACAACCAATGAAACACAATTGGTAAATAGTTGAGTTCTTTAATAGTTTAATTATGAGCGATGTATTTagataaatatttattatgagaAATCTACACacttaatataatttaatttaagatTCTTGAGATGATTAACCTCATAGTTGCCGGAGGTAGAAtttattagtaaaaaaaattctctcTGCTGTAGTAATTGCTTCCAAATTGCAATCATCTAATAGGATTACTAtttttatcaatatatatatatgagtttAATGAATATGTCATGTTAGTGTAAAATAGCTAACGACCAATCACAACATGCAACGTAGGAGGAATAATAACAttcattttaaattataattaaaacaaaaatttgttttatgatgtggcggaattcaattggatgacaGCCTATAATATATTTACACTCAcgatgcatatctatatatatatatatgtatatatattatttttagtgAAAAGTGCTTTGTTACTTATTCgactaattaaaaattaaattagctGTCTGAAATATTTTTCCAATCCTCTGGGTTTATTACTTAATCAACCGATAATATTTCATTCCTAGCTTCTATAACTTTTTCCTTTCAATTGGTTTCCATTTTGCATTGAAACATTTGTCCCTGTTCCCAGGAACGGATTCCAGTGGAGGAAGTGTTTGAGCAGCTGAAATGTTCCAAAGAAGGTCTATCATCCGACGAAGGAGCCAACCGGCTTCAAGTTTTTGGACCAAACAAATTGGAAGAGAAAAGGGTATTCTTTTTCCCCCTGCAATTTCCACCCCTGTTAGTTTATTTCATGTCATTGAATTGCATTGCATTATTAGTTTAATGGGTTCCTTGGTTTCATGAACAGGAGAGCAAACTTTTGAAGTTCTTGGGTTTTATGTGGAACCCCTTATCATGGGTTATGGAAGCTGCAGCTATAATGGCTATTGCTTTGGCTAATGGTGGAGGAAGGCCACCGGATTGGCAAGATTTCGTGGGTATCATTACTCTTTTGATCATTAACTCCACAATCAGTTTCATTGAGGAAAACAATGCTGGAAATGCTGCTGCTGCACTCATGGCTGGGTTAGCTCCCAAAACCAAGGTATAATATAATACTCCTACAGTCCTACTTCAATTTTTCATGTTTGGTTTAGCGTTGAGAGAAATTATTTTAGATAGAACTGATCTTGACGAATTGATTATagtaaaagtgagttgaaagtgaTAGTGATTTTAAAAGCTAAAAAAGTGATTCTTGTGATTTTAAAGCTAAAATCACTTTCATGTTAACGCAAAAGCTTGGTCTATTTGCTTTGGCCTCAACGTGATGTTTTCAGCTTGAAGTGCCTCTAAGAATTTCATCCAAACATGTTTTGATGATGAAGAACCACATTAGAGAGAATTAAAAGGCTTTTTATTTTATGGATGAACAACGTGAAACCAAACATATACATATATGTTGTTAATGTTTCTTCAACTTTTTCCTGGCATGAAATTGTAGGTTCTGAGAGATGGGCGCTGGACTGAACAAGATGCTGCGATTTTGGTCCCGGGAGACATAATCAGCATCAAGTTAGGAGATATCATTCCTGCTGATGCCCGTCTTCTGGAGGGTGATGCTTTGAGTGTTGATCAGTCTGCTTTAACCGGAGAGTCTCTACCAGCGACAAAGCATCCCTCTGATGAGGTGTTTTCAGGTTCAACTGTGAAGAAAGGTGAGATAGAAGCTGTCGTGATTGCTACTGGGGTGCACACCTTCTTTGGTAAAGCGGCTCATCTGGTCGATAGCACCAACCAAGTTGGGCACTTTCAGAAAGTCCTCACAGCAATTGGTAATTTCTGCATTTGCTCCATTGCTGTTGGGATAGTCATTGAGCTCATAGTCATGTACCCAATACAACATCGCAAGTACAGAGATGGGATTGACAATCTGCTGGTTCTATTGATTGGAGGAATTCCGATTGCCATGCCTACTGTTTTGTCTGTTACCATGGCTATTGGCTCTCACAGGCTTTCCCAGCAAGGTGCAATAACAAAAAGAATGACAGCTATTGAGGAAATGGCAGGGATGGATGTCCTCTGCAGTGACAAAACTGGGACTCTGAccctgaataagctgagtgttgATAGAAACTTGATTGAGGTTTTTACCAAGGGTATTGAGAAGGAGCATGTTATCCTTCTTGCAGCAAGAGCTTCTAGGACTGAGAATCAGGATGCCATAGATGCTGCAATTGTGGGGATGCTTGCTGATCCAAAGGAGGTAAATTAAATATGCCAAAATGATCTCTATTTGGgacaaaaaaatatgaatagtTTGGAATGAAGATAAAAGGTTTAACTTTTAATGTGAATTGGCCAGGCACGAGCTGGTGTCAGGGAGGTCCATTTTCTCCCATTCAATCCTGTGGACAAGAGGACCGCTCTAACCTACATTGATTCTGACGGAAGTTGGCATCGAGCTAGCAAAGGTGCTCCTGAGCAGGTAAATATTATGTGTTTTTCTAGCACCATATGGTTATGTACTGATGTTGGTGTGGTTGACTAATCCATGTTTTTCTCCTTACTTAGATATTGAACCTATGCAACTGCAAAGAGGATGTCAGAAAAAGGGCTCATAGTACTATTGACAAGTTTGCTGAGCGTGGACTCCGTTCTTTAGGTGTTGCTAGACAGGTTTGAAACACTGATATTTAACATTTGTAGTTTCCAACTTGTATAAATACTGAACACCCTTCCTTAATTGCTGTTTGTGTGGTTTGTCTATAACAGGTAGTACCTGAGAAATCAAAAGATGCTCCTGGTGCACCATGGCAATTTGTTGGTCTGCTGCCCTTGTTTGATCCTCCTAGGCACGATAGTGCGGAAACCATCACAAGAGCTCTGAACCTTGGTGTGAATGTTAAGATGATTACTGGTAAGTTTCAAGTTCAACTTTGTTCTAATTCTAGTTCATATTTATACCATTAATGAAATCAAACATATAGCTTACAAAACTTTTGTGGGTTTCTAATTCTCCAGGGGATCAGCTTGCCATTGCCAAGGAAACTGGTCGAAGGCTTGGGATGGGAACAAACATGtacccatcttcttcattgcTTGGCCAAAGTAAGGATGCTGCTGTTTCAGCTCTTCCAGTTGATGAGTTGATTGAGAAGGCTGATGGGTTTGCTGGAGTATTCCCTGGTAGGTCCTTGATTATAATAATGATGGCAGCATCATCCACTTTCTGCTTTCAATCATTTCAAACATTTTTCATCTGTTCATGGCTTCTTTGCGAGGATATGGAATGGGACTGCAACTTTTGTAAACAAATTGAATGAAGTTTTGAATTGCCCAATCCTGCTAACAATTTaatctttttttctctttctatgaCATTGCAGAACACAAATATGAAATCGTTAAGAGGCTGCAAGACAGGAAGCACATATGTGGAATGACAGGTGATGGTGTCAACGATGCCCCTGCATTAAAGAGAGCAGATATTGGAATTGCTGTTGCAGACGCTACAGACGCTGCTAGAAGTGCTTCTGACATTGTCCTCACTGAACCTGGGCTGAGTGTCATTATTAGTGCAGTGCTCACCAGCAGGGCGATTTTCCAAAGGATGAAAAACTACACGGTTAGTTTTCTTTCACACATAATTTAATTCcttgattttattttcatatctTGCAGCCTAATACCTGAAATTTCGATTGTTGATTATGGCAGATCTATGCTGTGTCAATCACCATTCGTATAGTGGTAAGTGCAGAAAAGAGCTTAACTCAGAAAACACAATTTTTATACATGCTAGTCTACATTGTTCATATAACTTATGCCATATGTTTTCTTCATGCTGGCAGTTCGGTTTCATGTTTATTGCATTGATTTGGAAGTTTGATTTTGCACCCTTCATGGTATTGATAATTGCCATACTAAACGATGGTAAGATAATACTTGCCTGACCTTCCTGCTGTTTGCTTTGACTATTCTGTgaaatttgatttaattttcttCACCCCTAATACCAATAGGTACCATTATGACAATATCCAAGGATCGAGTGAAACCATCTCCAATGCCCGATAGCTGGAAGCTGAAGGAGATATTTGCAACCGGTGTTGTGCTAGGTAGTTACATGGCATTGATGACAGTAGTATTTTTCTGGCTCATCAAGGACACCGATTTCTTCCCGgtaataatttatatttcgGGTTTCTCTCAATATTATCACTTGCTAGAGAAAATGGTAAGAGTTAAGAGTGCCGCAACTCATGCTATTGCAATTGCAGGACAAATTTGGTGTCAGGTCCATCAGAAATAGTCCTGGAGAAATGATGGCAGCCCTATACCTCCAAGTCAGTATTATTAGCCAGGCCCTTATTTTTGTCACCAGGTCCCGTAGCTGGTCCTTTGTTGAAAGACCTGGTCTTCTCCTACTTGGTGCTTTCATGATTGCTCAGCTGGTAATCTTAAACCTTTCTCCGCAAACCTAGTACATAAAGTTTTCTGTATCTTGTGATTTTATGATTGAAGCAATGCAATTTTGTTTGTACTCTTGTCAAGAATTCAGATCAATGAATGATCATGCATTAGGAAGCAATAGTTAGTAAAATGAAATGAAGCCAATACTTTTGTTGCAATAGTTAGTGGAATAATACTTCAGCACATGAGAAAATTAGAATTTAGGGTGCTGCTCTATCAGCTAGTTATGCAAATGATTGATTAATCAAAAGCTTTTGGCTTTCTTCTTTAGCAATAATAATCTGTTTCATGATTGACAGGTAGCAACTTTTCTAGCTGTATATGCTAATTGGAGCTTCGCAAGAATTAATGGAATGGGATGGGGTTGGGCTGGTGTAATATGGTTGTACACTATAGTAACATACATCCCTCTTGATTTACTCAAATTCGCAATCCGCTATGCTCTGAGTGGGAAAGCTTGGGATAATCTTTTAGAGAACAAGgtaatttcttcttctttatcacTATAGTATTGCTAAATGCATTTTTTCTTTATCTTAATCCAGAGACTTCAAGATTCAAAACCTGTTTATGCTTTCTGATGACAGACTGCCTTCACTACAAAGAAAGACTACGGAAAGGAAGAAAGAGAAGCACAGTGGGCAGCTGCTCAGAGGACTCTTCATGGTCTTCAGCCACCGGAAACATCCAACGTCTTCAATGAAAAGAATAGCTACAGGGAGCTTTCAGAGATTGCTGAGCAAGCCAAGAGACGCGCTGAGGTTGCAAGGTAAGCCATTGGCTTCACTTGTACCATATGACATCAAGTTTGTGTCTAAAAGCACTAGCATTTTGGATCAGATTCtgtttcttcatcatcaattatgaaattgaaaagcaactcacagaagcttctccTTATAATTGATTTGGacattagaatcaattgtagaatgatttccaaacatgcatttcATGCAGTGCTATTTATAGGTAacaaattatatatatgatagTCTCTTAGAGCTTTTTGAAATTGGTTCACAGGCTTAGGGAGCTTCATACTCTAAAGGGACATGTTGAGTCAGTGGTGAAGCTGAAGGGACTTGACATTGATACCATCCAGCAACATTACACGGTTTGAAGCGCTTGAGCAACCTTCAAGAAGAACCCGCTCAGTTCTTGTCCAGGAACAAGAACAACAAATATAATGATGAAGACATAAAGTTGATCTGTTTTTAGGTTAGCATGAAGGTCCTTTTGTGAAAGAAATTTGAATGGTTACTCTTTCATTCCCTCTATGTCAGTAGCTGGAGGAGACACTATTCTCTTTAGGTACCAAATAACATGGCTGATAGGATTTACTTGCGTCTTGTTTTTGGGAATGTTAATGACTTAAATGTCACATGAAAGCTCTATATTTTCTTTCTTGGCTGAGCAAAGCTCAACATATTTTCAATCTTGATTAAAGTTGCTCAATATTCATACTGAATGCAATCCTATGCCTCATTTTGCCTCGGTTCATGTCGAGTCCAAAAAAGATGAGCGTTTCATTTAGTCTTTGTGCTGTCACACTTGATCTCACCCTTGTTTCTGGTTTTGATCCCAACCAAGGAGAATTAAAACGAATGTTGTGAAGTTCGGTGCAAATAAGTTCACAAAATTGAACATAACAACGGATACATTACTGAGTTTTTAGGAACTTCATAAAATGGCTTGTCTATAACACATGATCGTTACAACTTGTTCTGATAGAGCAAATAGATCAGTAAGGGCGAGGCCATGTGCATTCATCTGTACTTTCGAGAACGGGAAGATGGAGTCTGAAACTGACTTTTATAGTGATTCTCCAATTATGCCTTCTAAGTCTTAAGTGCATAGAGTATGGTCTTTATGCATTCGCTCCCTCCCCTTTTGACAGAACTGAATGGTTTGTTATGTCTGAACTCATGTGAATGTTGAAATAGTATCCAGCTAAGTTTTACAAGGAATTACGATGTTATTATGTTATAGGCAGATGTAAACGATCCTCTAAATACTACTCTAATAGAAAGTAATTACCACTCATTGTTTGTTTTGATTTCAGTTGGTCACAGGGCAAACTAAGTTTGTACTCTTTCAAAACAGTGGAAGTTGTTAAAAAAATTGGCACCAAGATTAACATGAAATGCACATATCAAAGTGAAGAAATAACACATTTCAACAAGAGATTTGCCTTTTTCAAAATTATCAATTAATGCTTCTTGTGAAAAATCCACTCACTTTATCAAAcgtggaaagaaaaaaaacgttACACCAATTTCACTTTCCTTCTTCCCACTTTTCCCTCCAAAACAAGtagagaaaacttctttcttccCACTTTCCTTCTTCCAGCTTCCCCATCTAAATAAAATCAAACAATGATGTATTTGTTTTCTCTTCTCCATATTTTCTTTGGACATCCAAACAAAACCTAGACCACATCTCAAATTCTAAGGTAACGTTTGATAgacaggtgggaagggaacggaacgggacatatGGGTTCCGTTCTGTGTTAGTCATGTTTATAAGATGGAACGGAAAGGGACAAAATACtccaggaacgggacactttggttccctggaaaagggtggaacggaagggaacagaacggaacactctcttaaaatttttgcaagttcaaaaatacccctgatttatatttgaaattttatgtatctaaacagtttaaaatcacttctaaaattgaaagcacttattatatttgtagacaaagttaaatgaaaatctactttttgaaaataatcacttaaaataaaatcaattattttttcaaaagtgaaatcactttttgtaagcaatgataaacaaGCCAATTAGAGTGTGTTTGATTCAaattattttggaaaaaatcactttttaatcaaaaaatcacttttaaaataaaaaaatcactttttgtgtttgtttcagctgaagctgaaaacagattaattgaaacagttactttaacttataatgaaaatctatgatgatagatgagaggagttgaaaaaaaaccaattttaattagagtagtcaaacacgaatcaacttatacttttctcaaaatctctaaaaataaaaattatagtaaaaatcaatatttttaatctaaacaaacgcacttaaaatagcttaaataactaattatgtttctgtttttttcaatagcatactgaaacaacttaaacaatatatatgtgattattttaaagaaataagtgattatttcatgaagtaagcaataataaacggtttctatgcaaaatgttcaatttgttttcatcaatcaaatattaaacatgcagggttatatatgtaattaaaatcatggttttattctattgacttggagttaccaaacacaacaaacaGAACATTATTGCGCTGTTCCATCCTGTTCTGTCCCGTTCTGTTTTgttccgtcaccaaacgctacctaaatGTTTTTCACCTAGGACAATGCTTAGTACGTAAGTGGCAGTTATCTACAAACCACTTTTTGCTTGTgatgtactccctccgtccctaattataagctaaagttgtaaaaatcacacttattaagaaagccttaattgatgcattggttttcaaaaaaaatgtacaactttctatgtttacccctatttatgataacactttttcatcattgtactactaatggtggtgctccactaccaataaatgcaagggtgaatatggaaagaaatattaacttttgcaagattagcttatatttagtgacacaaaaaaagtctcaatgttagcttataattagggacggagggagtataaagaTAGAATTATCATGAATGCAAAATATGGATTTGGCTCATATAAAGGGAGAGTCAATTTAGAGGGTAAAGTAAGTTTTCGCAACCATTAATAGTGATCACTTACTTAGAAAAGTCAATGAAGCAATTAAATCAACAGTAAAGATGACTTACTGTACCCAGTAAAGTGAGTCTCAATTTTGGAACCCAGACCCCCAAAATATATACATTGAGTTATGAAGGAAAGATCAATGACAAGAGTTTGGATTAGAAGTCAACCTAGCCCTGACGTACTTATGATACAAGACATGCGAGGGTATTGAAGGAATGACGAGGGACATGATACAAATGTTGCAGGACAATAGTGCAGAAAAATGAACTCTCATTCCTATGACCAATTTCGCTAGGTAATAGCTTTTGCAGTCATTTTTTCTAATATTTAATATCTCTaccaacaaaaccaacaattttTACAGATGAATCTCCGGGCGAAGCTCTAGGTAGGGGTCTTATTGATGATACATCTGCTGAAGCGCCTGGGGTAGATTTAATACAATCTCTGCATATGCTGGGATGGGAAACAATATAAAATCAGTAGAGAGAGAGAACTGTCAAGTAAGTAATTGAGAAACAGATCAGAATTAGATCAACATGAAAGCAGGCTTGTAAAAAAGGGGTTGTTGTTTATGAAAAAAAGCCAAAAACAAGCTTTTGTGTTTCTAGAAATTAACCAAAGTAATATAGTTTTCACCTTCTGGCAGACTCATGGTTCGTAAGGCATCTTCTGCATAGTGTAGGCGAACCGGAGCAGGATGACTTCCAAAGTTCCCATCCTCCTTCCTGTTCAAAGTTGCAGCAGTATTTTTCTTCAACATTGGCCAGGCTAGCACTGAGATTCGAGATGGAAGAACTGAAATGAGATCTGCATATCGAAGACTCACTGTCACCTTGCTGCAAAAAAAGAAATGACTTCTTGAGCGCTTAAATGTGAGAAAACAAGAGTGAaggaaagtgaaagaaaatcaGGGAAGGAGAATCTGAATGTGTgtattattactattatattatatatacactATCTGTTTCCAGGTTAGATTGTACTTGCAATATTGTCTACAACAGTAAGATTCTGCTATAACCGCTATATAACAGTCATTAACAGAATCTGAACAAACTAAAACAGACTCAGTTAAGCTAACACTACTCTAACTCCGTATACACTTGCAGTAAACTAACTAGCACAGAATATCTTTCagctttattttaatttttctgtgCAATACACAATATCCTTTCAGGTGTAGTAAAATTTTCCCTCCACATATCTATTTGATTTCCTCCTAATATCTTCCTTTCATGTAAGCAATGTCTACCAGAACCCCAGCTACTTGAACAAGACTGCTATATGCTTTGAAGGTGCTCAAATTGTTCTGCCTGACTTGACAGAAAACAAATATGGAAACTGAAAATTGTTGAGGGTCATCTAGGTAAATTGATTCCAGATCAGTCATTTTAACGTTAAGATAAGCCAAAATGCAGTAACTTTTAGCATTGAAAGCCGCAGCACCTGACATCACCCTAGTCACCTTTTACTTCACACACTAGAATGTCCAAAAAAACCTGAAATGGATAATTTTTGCTACACCACTCATTTCACCTTGCAAACATTACTCAATTATTTATTATAAGTTGAAATAACCTCCATCTTTATCattggtttcattttttttgggggggggggggggaggtgaTTTTTTAAGGATTACAAAATTGGagaaaaatgaaggaaaagCATCAGATCACTATGAAATACTAACCAATCAAAATCATCCAATACAAATTCGACCATGTGATGAGGAAGGTTATGGTACATCTCTGAAATTTGATTTCCATAAAGTTCCTTTACAAGTCTGACCTGCATGATATTTGTAAAGACAAAAGTTATGTTTGtatattaataatatactaCTTGTTGACATAGTTAATACTATAGACAGTCAAACTATAATATACAAACATGGTTCTTTATCGTCAAAAAGATTTCTAGTGAATTTCCAAATActcaattaatttatatttataggTAAACTTCCTCTCAATGATTACATACATGGGCAGTCTACCTGTTCCCGTCTATCCACATATGCCTGTAATAGATCTCCAATGTGATCAATGAATTTCTGAAAGCAAACCGATAAATATACTCAGAACTCAGaagaaaatttgaaataaaCATGGTGCAAAGCAATATATATTATTGACTTTACCATTGCATTGGAAGAAAGAAGATCATTTTCTGTTTCACGTATTGGCAGGAAAAAAGGAACTGTGTGCTCAAGGACAGTCATCTTTTCAAGAAATGACTTACTCTCCAATACGCAATGGTAAAACTCACAAGGATCACCTGGCAATAAATCAACAGACATTATCATCAATTAATGGCAAAGACACATGGGCAGGAAGAAAAAGATCCAGCCTCCATCTCGTGAGTTAAATAACATGATAGTTTTTCAATATTATAAGTTAGTCATGAAAAATTTAGTTCAAAATTACCAGCAAAAGATGTCTCATATTGTATGCCAATTCTCGCTCCTTCCAAACAGCAAATCACCTGCTTCCAAATACACAACCAATTTATTAAAGACTATTTGATTGTGAAGTTAATGCATACCAATAATTTATTTTGGGAGAAAAGAGATTTAAAAAATCACGACGGAGTAAAATGAGGAAGGACAACTGGTGGGAAGATAAATAGGCAAGTCAAGGTGCGATAAGAAACGCAAAAAAGATCAAGAATGCAGCAAGACTGCCAATCACTCTGGGAGAAGTAGCTTCCGTGTAAAGAGAAGCGATTCTAGAAGGATTAAAAgtgaatccaaacatgctaaaaGAAATAGTGAGCTGTGAAGAAAGAGCCTGTGCTAGTACATGTGTCATAATTCGTCAGAGACTAAATCCCAAAAGCTTTGAAACGaagaacaatatatatatatgtgtgtgtgtgtgtgtgtgtgtgtgtgtgtgtgtgtgtgtgtgtgtgtgtgtgatctTTGAAGCTACTATGTATGGCTCCCCTGTCCCTACAATGCTCCGCCCCTACATCAGCCTATCCTTTCTTCTCAAGCTACTATGTATGATCTTTGAAACATACCCAGCTTAATCACAAGTACACTCTGCTAT
This is a stretch of genomic DNA from Lotus japonicus ecotype B-129 chromosome 1, LjGifu_v1.2. It encodes these proteins:
- the LOC130727477 gene encoding plasma membrane ATPase 4 yields the protein MGVISLEEIKNENVDLERIPVEEVFEQLKCSKEGLSSDEGANRLQVFGPNKLEEKRESKLLKFLGFMWNPLSWVMEAAAIMAIALANGGGRPPDWQDFVGIITLLIINSTISFIEENNAGNAAAALMAGLAPKTKVLRDGRWTEQDAAILVPGDIISIKLGDIIPADARLLEGDALSVDQSALTGESLPATKHPSDEVFSGSTVKKGEIEAVVIATGVHTFFGKAAHLVDSTNQVGHFQKVLTAIGNFCICSIAVGIVIELIVMYPIQHRKYRDGIDNLLVLLIGGIPIAMPTVLSVTMAIGSHRLSQQGAITKRMTAIEEMAGMDVLCSDKTGTLTLNKLSVDRNLIEVFTKGIEKEHVILLAARASRTENQDAIDAAIVGMLADPKEARAGVREVHFLPFNPVDKRTALTYIDSDGSWHRASKGAPEQILNLCNCKEDVRKRAHSTIDKFAERGLRSLGVARQVVPEKSKDAPGAPWQFVGLLPLFDPPRHDSAETITRALNLGVNVKMITGDQLAIAKETGRRLGMGTNMYPSSSLLGQSKDAAVSALPVDELIEKADGFAGVFPEHKYEIVKRLQDRKHICGMTGDGVNDAPALKRADIGIAVADATDAARSASDIVLTEPGLSVIISAVLTSRAIFQRMKNYTIYAVSITIRIVFGFMFIALIWKFDFAPFMVLIIAILNDGTIMTISKDRVKPSPMPDSWKLKEIFATGVVLGSYMALMTVVFFWLIKDTDFFPDKFGVRSIRNSPGEMMAALYLQVSIISQALIFVTRSRSWSFVERPGLLLLGAFMIAQLVATFLAVYANWSFARINGMGWGWAGVIWLYTIVTYIPLDLLKFAIRYALSGKAWDNLLENKTAFTTKKDYGKEEREAQWAAAQRTLHGLQPPETSNVFNEKNSYRELSEIAEQAKRRAEVARLRELHTLKGHVESVVKLKGLDIDTIQQHYTV
- the LOC130727479 gene encoding uncharacterized protein LOC130727479, encoding MESDVEESLRKKPRKHHFTADSSSRKQIELYTGRPHAVMGEVNFMQDDDNSLEITRARLGSLLKRHGDLTERLSRDSDKMIFERLQKEFEAARASQTEEICLDGEQWNDGLLATIRERVHMEADRKAMPGDADILACPQEKITYKIGNKVICCLEGARIGIQYETSFAGDPCEFYHCVLESKSFLEKMTVLEHTVPFFLPIRETENDLLSSNAMKFIDHIGDLLQAYVDRREQVRLVKELYGNQISEMYHNLPHHMVEFVLDDFDCKVTVSLRYADLISVLPSRISVLAWPMLKKNTAATLNRKEDGNFGSHPAPVRLHYAEDALRTMSLPEAYAEIVLNLPQALQQMYHQ